The proteins below are encoded in one region of Bremerella sp. P1:
- a CDS encoding NAD(P)H-binding protein produces MTSDDYPFNNRQKTVLVTGATGYVGSRLVPRILPHYKVRCLVRDPSRLDKAIRDQVEVAQGDVMHSHSLQECLQGVDVAFYLIHGMGYGDDFQKKDRIAAENFVAAAKEAGVSRIIYLGGLGDDADPDLSPHLKSRHEVGQIFLSSDVLTIELRASVVLGPGSLSYELIRSLTQRLPMMICPRWLATPTQPIATEDVLAYLEESIELPLEKSEVFEIGSQDVVTYGGLIKMYAKERNLTRILVSVPLLTPYLSSLWLGLVTPTSADVGRHLIEGLRNPTVVRDDRARKIFSHQPMTTQEAIHQAVQQEA; encoded by the coding sequence ATGACCTCTGACGATTACCCCTTCAACAACCGACAGAAAACGGTGCTCGTAACCGGTGCTACCGGCTATGTGGGGAGCCGCCTTGTCCCCCGAATTTTACCTCACTATAAGGTTCGCTGCCTGGTTCGCGACCCAAGCCGACTGGACAAGGCAATTCGGGATCAAGTTGAGGTCGCTCAAGGGGATGTCATGCATTCCCACTCGCTTCAAGAGTGCTTGCAGGGGGTCGACGTCGCGTTCTATCTCATCCATGGCATGGGTTACGGGGACGACTTTCAGAAGAAGGATCGTATCGCGGCCGAGAACTTCGTTGCTGCGGCCAAAGAAGCCGGCGTCTCGCGCATCATTTACCTGGGCGGCTTGGGGGACGATGCGGACCCAGATCTTTCGCCCCACCTGAAGAGCCGTCACGAGGTGGGTCAGATTTTTCTGTCCAGCGACGTGCTAACCATCGAACTGCGCGCCTCGGTGGTACTCGGACCGGGTAGCCTCTCCTACGAACTCATCCGTTCCCTGACGCAGCGACTTCCCATGATGATCTGTCCGAGATGGCTGGCGACGCCAACGCAGCCGATCGCGACTGAGGACGTTCTGGCGTACCTGGAGGAATCGATCGAGCTGCCCCTGGAGAAAAGTGAAGTCTTCGAGATCGGCAGCCAAGACGTGGTCACCTATGGCGGGTTGATCAAGATGTACGCGAAGGAACGAAACCTGACACGGATCCTGGTCAGCGTTCCGCTGCTGACGCCGTACCTTTCAAGCCTTTGGCTGGGACTCGTCACACCGACCAGCGCCGACGTCGGACGGCACTTAATCGAAGGGCTCAGAAACCCAACTGTCGTGCGTGACGATCGTGCTCGAAAAATCTTTTCGCATCAGCCAATGACCACCCAAGAGGCCATTCATCAGGCAGTACAACAAGAAGCATAG
- a CDS encoding superoxide dismutase family protein produces MKSTILTLSILLLAIPGLVMAQDEGAKEDAHEKEHAHEHSHEMVDLPTAAVAVLASTSGSDVKGVIMLKQEDGYVHLTGKVINLEPGEHGFHIHEFGDLTKADGTAAGGHFNPDGHEHGAPGSESHAGDLGNITADESGVAKIDTKAEGLKLHIVLGRSIVVHAKADDLKSQPSGDAGPRVGVGVIGIAKPSE; encoded by the coding sequence ATGAAATCGACCATCCTGACTCTAAGCATTCTGCTATTGGCAATTCCTGGCCTGGTCATGGCCCAAGACGAAGGTGCCAAAGAAGACGCACACGAAAAAGAACACGCGCATGAGCATTCCCACGAAATGGTGGATCTGCCCACGGCTGCCGTCGCTGTTTTAGCTTCCACCAGCGGTAGCGACGTGAAGGGCGTCATTATGCTGAAGCAGGAAGACGGTTACGTTCACCTGACCGGTAAAGTGATCAATTTGGAACCAGGCGAACATGGGTTCCATATTCACGAATTCGGCGATCTGACCAAGGCCGACGGTACCGCCGCGGGTGGTCACTTCAATCCCGATGGCCACGAACATGGTGCCCCGGGTTCCGAAAGCCATGCTGGCGACTTGGGTAACATCACGGCTGACGAAAGTGGCGTTGCCAAGATCGATACCAAGGCCGAAGGTCTGAAGTTGCACATCGTGCTGGGCCGTTCGATCGTCGTGCATGCCAAGGCCGACGACTTGAAGAGCCAACCATCGGGTGACGCAGGTCCTCGCGTCGGTGTTGGCGTGATTGGCATTGCCAAGCCTAGCGAGTAA
- the aroE gene encoding shikimate dehydrogenase, with the protein MTHESLQEIVCCMGQPVAGNPSQFMMERAFAAAGLDWRYLTLEVSPEHLPAAVAGMKAMGFRGGNFTIPHKVAVIPHLKRLTEAAELMGAVNCIFAEEDGFVGENTDGKGFVSALKEVTEPEGKKVVLFGAGGAARAIGVELGLNKVASIDIVNRDAGRGRDLANLLSQRVGIESKWIPWNGTHDLPEDADLVINGTSIGLNDASAMVPVNPDTFRESMLVADVIFNPPHTAFLQAAQDAGCQTIDGLGMLVNQGAIGFKIWTGIEPDQAVMREALEEYLGI; encoded by the coding sequence ATGACTCACGAATCACTTCAGGAAATCGTCTGCTGCATGGGGCAGCCAGTGGCTGGAAACCCATCTCAGTTCATGATGGAACGGGCTTTTGCTGCCGCTGGTTTGGATTGGCGATACCTTACCTTAGAAGTCTCACCCGAACACCTTCCGGCTGCCGTTGCCGGTATGAAAGCGATGGGGTTCCGCGGCGGAAACTTCACCATTCCGCACAAGGTCGCTGTGATCCCTCACTTGAAACGCTTGACCGAAGCGGCCGAACTGATGGGAGCGGTCAATTGTATTTTCGCGGAAGAAGATGGCTTCGTTGGTGAGAACACCGACGGCAAGGGTTTCGTTTCCGCGCTGAAAGAAGTCACCGAGCCTGAGGGCAAAAAGGTGGTCCTGTTCGGTGCCGGCGGAGCTGCCCGAGCCATTGGGGTTGAACTGGGTTTGAACAAAGTGGCCAGTATCGACATCGTCAATCGTGATGCAGGTCGCGGTCGTGATTTGGCGAATCTTCTATCGCAGCGGGTCGGGATCGAGTCGAAGTGGATTCCTTGGAATGGAACACACGATTTGCCTGAAGATGCCGATCTGGTGATCAATGGAACGAGCATTGGTTTGAACGATGCTTCGGCCATGGTGCCCGTGAACCCAGATACGTTCCGCGAGTCGATGCTGGTGGCGGACGTGATCTTCAATCCACCCCACACGGCGTTTCTGCAAGCTGCGCAGGATGCCGGATGCCAAACGATTGACGGACTGGGAATGCTGGTCAATCAAGGTGCGATCGGTTTCAAGATTTGGACCGGCATCGAGCCTGACCAAGCTGTCATGCGAGAAGCGTTGGAAGAGTATCTGGGAATCTAA
- a CDS encoding DUF1990 family protein produces MFRFHSPDATSVERFLSTQRERKYSYCHQGKTNSTPPQGFQVDHTRVKLGHGIGTFERAKEALGKWQQFELGWVSARPITTTIREGESVCVIGKAGGLYWLNAARIVYVIDDRLNTPRFGFAYGTLPAHMETGEERFLVEMDEYGDVWYDILAFSRPKRWIVWLLHPYMRKLQKQFARDSAARMKQLVAEKVQQAA; encoded by the coding sequence ATGTTTCGCTTTCATTCACCTGATGCTACCTCCGTCGAGCGGTTTCTCAGTACGCAGCGCGAGCGGAAGTATTCTTATTGTCATCAGGGGAAAACTAACAGCACGCCTCCCCAAGGTTTCCAAGTTGACCATACCCGCGTGAAGCTTGGTCACGGGATCGGTACCTTTGAAAGGGCGAAAGAGGCCCTCGGGAAGTGGCAGCAATTCGAACTGGGCTGGGTCTCGGCCAGGCCGATTACCACCACGATCCGGGAAGGAGAATCGGTGTGCGTGATCGGTAAGGCAGGCGGTCTCTATTGGCTCAATGCGGCACGCATTGTGTACGTGATCGATGACCGGCTGAACACGCCCAGGTTTGGGTTTGCGTATGGGACACTTCCGGCCCATATGGAAACCGGCGAGGAACGCTTTCTCGTCGAAATGGACGAATATGGCGATGTCTGGTACGACATTCTGGCTTTCTCGCGACCTAAACGGTGGATCGTCTGGCTACTCCATCCGTACATGCGAAAACTTCAAAAACAGTTTGCGCGCGATTCTGCCGCCCGCATGAAACAACTGGTGGCCGAAAAAGTCCAGCAAGCTGCGTGA